One Mycolicibacterium rufum genomic window, TGTCATTGCTGGACAGTGCCTTTCGTCCATGTCCAGGCAGCGATCCGCCAGTCGCCGGCGCGGCGGCGCAGTGCCACCGTGAAGATGGCTCCGGTCTGGACGACCGGCGCGCCGTTCAGCCGGGAGTCGAGTGAGGCCGGGAACACGAGGTACGCGGTGTCCTCCGACACGTCGTGATGCAGCGGTTCGTCGACCGCGACGACGTAATCGGACGCGCCAAGGTGTGCTGACTTGGTCATCACGTCGCGATACCAGTGTTCGACGGCCGATGGCCCGGACCACACGTGAGGTGCCATCCCGTCCAGAACCGCCCCCTCGTCGTCGAAGATCGCCGACATGGCGGTGACGTCACCGTCGTTGAACGCCTGGATGTATTGGTGCACCGCGGCCAGCGGGTCGGCCGCCCCCGCTGTCGTCATTGCATCTGGTCGAGCATGGTAGAAAACGCCGCCTTCAGCCGCAATGCCTTTTTGATTTCGTCGGCCGTGACGAACGGGTACTCGCCGTACTCGAGGAAGCTCGGAACCTGGTGTTCACGAACGAAGGTGATGAACGCTTCCGGGTTCTCCTTCCAGTCCTCGGGGAACCCTTCGAGGTTGGTGAAGACCGTCGTGATGCCGGTGGCGCTGAACAACTGCACCGCGTCTTCGGTGTACTTGTCGAAGTCGGTGTCGAAGATGCCCTGGTACTGGAAGTGCAGCCCGGACCCGACGTCAAAGAGGACCCAGCGCAGGTAGTGCAGGCGCAGCGGCGCCAGCGCGTCGGGACTCGCCGCGATCGTCTCCTCGATCGTCTTGCCGTAGGC contains:
- a CDS encoding YybH family protein, whose amino-acid sequence is MTTAGAADPLAAVHQYIQAFNDGDVTAMSAIFDDEGAVLDGMAPHVWSGPSAVEHWYRDVMTKSAHLGASDYVVAVDEPLHHDVSEDTAYLVFPASLDSRLNGAPVVQTGAIFTVALRRRAGDWRIAAWTWTKGTVQQ